One Amaranthus tricolor cultivar Red isolate AtriRed21 chromosome 1, ASM2621246v1, whole genome shotgun sequence DNA window includes the following coding sequences:
- the LOC130813575 gene encoding uncharacterized protein LOC130813575 isoform X1, with amino-acid sequence MVLRKDDRTTVVSEDSNPTFLASESRRGQKGLELDNDGSSVNRKVNDAKEVFCSSMDKDDRSGSCETGQLNHFGQEAEAVDSRTNIGSPNVDDKQLETRKLDKSSQLTTQRLSLSSSYKYNSQNEKVMQSNEVTDMDERRESSLQASLGDDVDDSDVEEEDVKVCDICGDAGREDLLAVCSRCSDGAEHTYCMREMLDKVPEGDWLCEECKYNKALEARRQENIKLLGSIERNRSLGRTNSANPEVSSKLENKDSFSERKQKIVSLNKQLSTKRSVDSIEAGPTAKKQVLESSTGSPTTLSPNRVPVLSRDFSFKNVDKMKGKSTSQLSTGAESAGDSSENTRSPSRNPKGNNLMKSNSFNSSNLKANVRASEEVVQKKRLAVDAKDGPGKFIGKSMSFKGLGRSSVIEPKVKMLSPKCAPAQDLKCQKPTRERSSFERKNTLKLDNTFPVQTAANTMKRLSRVDSLSTLSVSSRDYKNAQSDGNSTSLSKQASHATYKSPDTLGSLGEVKRQSSTKIRGAGTSSSAEAKASQISMKDGLTLDSSRAADESFSGTNGANVDAHDNQSEKALENTLGRSKQGVNGALASGSRRRLSSDASTLRAKGGVHEENKLKAAIEAAMQKKQDIFKKNKIPEKVCALSMSNTHGNHVGDTVSIQGLDSIPEEVDHAKDTVVSDNTSNSFKHISISAKQLKVYPANFSSSSEEDPVLAVSAIPELESIWQGVFEIQRNGKHPDICGGFQAHLSSFASDKVLEVVRKFPQKIVFNEVARSCAWPFQSKEAGAKEDNIAMYFFAKDLESYLKSYKVLLEYMMKHDLALKGNINGVELLVFPSNHLAHASQRWNTLFFMWGVFRGRRGHYAVDRGPSLVKPESAVSVLNTAPRVKDVSSVACLLENSGLRRPAIEELSVSGGNIVVSKCEAPKKSGCLTNGDSSDEGCNIGKISLSSPISQVNPDKRPEKHTSELCSDARSESGTSALEDQSRLDRNIVVRHRHSMQEVENGYNHDSKEPSPDMMLDKCDVSSHSSKVHMLDRQEGCSDFASEKKQVLFTVSKNYDGNFKNSLKQDQYIDSVQKNRAEVKLENNEDQEEKKDSMLNAINKLKWDKSLKQEGLVDINVSADCSMEDLDTFQCSHSDVDSMKRMSEAASVIPCQKRSWMDGKDLSEGNVHGHISKKVKGTDSFYGCEVRRPPGSLSDKVDTQMLDASTSSRMDDTSNEAVDEKSTSVNQGSAERCFFIVDSHAAQSVSSEDHSSPLKVCLLGNDDRLPDGSPDLELALGVEKKHSRKGVLPFFAGIVDRKGPDRPPDIASPKEEFEDASASLSLSLAFPLSDKEIPAKSENPLVTVEQSLPARREANTSLLLFRGSSGK; translated from the exons ATGGTGTTGAGGAAGGATGATAGGACAACTGTTGTTAGTGAGGATTCTAATCCCACTTTCTTAGCTTCTGAGTCGAGAAGGGGCCAAAAAGGCTTGGAGCTAGACAATGATGGCAGTTCTGTCAATAGAAAAGTTAATGATGCAAAGGAAGTTTTCTGCTCTAGTATGGATAAAGACGATAGAAGTGGATCATGTGAGACTGGGCAACTTAACCATTTTGGTCAAGAAGCTGAGGCGGTTGATTCGAGGACTAACATTGGGAGCCCAAATGTGGATGACAAGCAACTCGAAACTAGAAAGCTTGATAAATCTTCACAATTAACAACTCAAAGATTATCTTTGTCATCAAGTTACAAATATAATAGCCAGAATGAAAAGGTGATGCAATCAAATGAAGTTACGGACATGGATGAAAGACGTGAATCCTCGTTGCAAGCATCTCTTGGAGATGATGTTGACGATTCTGATGTCGAGGAAGAAGAT GTAAAGGTGTGTGATATATGTGGTGATGCTGGGCGGGAAGATTTGCTCGCTGTATGTAGTAGGTGCAGTGATGGTGCGGAGCACAC GTATTGTATGCGTGAGATGCTTGATAAAGTTCCAGAAGGAGATTGGTTATGTGAAgaatgcaaatacaacaaagcACTTGAAGCACGGAGACAGGAGAACATAAAATTGCTAGGTAGTATTGAAAGAAATAGATCTCTGGGAAGGACAAACTCTGCAAACCCAGAAGTATCTTCTAAGTTGGAAAATAAGGACTCTTTTAGTGAACGTAAACAAAAGATTGTTAGTCTAAATAAACAGCTATCGACAAAGAGGTCTGTTGATAGCATTGAAGCTGGTCCAACAGCAAAAAAACAGGTGCTTGAATCGAGTACTGGTTCTCCAACTACATTAAGTCCTAATCGAGTGCCTGTGCTATCTAGGGACTTCTCATTTAAGAATGTAGATAAGATGAAGGGAAAGTCAACCAGTCAACTTTCTACAGGCGCTGAATCTGCTGGGGATTCTTCAGAAAATACACGTTCTCCTAGCAGAAACCCAAAAG GTAATAATCTCATGAAGTCCAATTCCTTTAATTCATCTAATTTGAAGGCAAATGTAAGAGCATCTGAAGAAGTTGTTCAAAAGAAAAGACTAGCTGTTGATGCAAAGGATGGGCCTGGAAAATTCATTGGGAAATCTATGTCCTTTAAAGGATTAGGTCGCTCAAGTGTGATTGAACCAAAAGTCAAAATGCTCTCCCCAAAATGTGCTCCAGCCCAGGATTTGAAATGTCAAAAGCCTACACGAGAACGTAGTTCTTTTGAAAGAAAGAACACACTCAAATTGGACAATACGTTTCCTGTTCAAACAGCAGCTAATACTATGAAGCGGCTTTCTCGTGTTGATAGCCTCTCAACTTTATCTGTAAGCAGTCGTGATTACAAGAATGCTCAATCTGATGGAAATTCAACTAGTTTGTCAAAGCAGGCATCCCATGCGACTTACAAGTCTCCTGATACCTTGGGTAGTTTAG GTGAAGTTAAGAGGCAATCATCTACTAAAATCAGGGGAGCCGGGACAAGTAGCTCTGCTGAAGCAAAGGCCAGTCAAATCAGTATGAAGGATGGATTGACATTAGATTCTTCTCGGGCTGCTGATGAATCGTTTTCTGGTACCAATGGAGCCAATGTAGATGCGCATGATAACCAGAGCGAGAAGGCACTGGAAAACACTTTGGGTCGCTCCAAACAAGGTGTTAATGGTGCTTTGGCTAGTGGAAGTCGCCGAAGGCTTTCCTCAGATGCTTCCACATTGAGAGCTAAAGGTGGGGTACatgaagaaaataaattgaaagCTGCTATTGAAGcggcaatgcaaaagaagcaggacatatttaaaaagaacaagATACCTGAGAAAGTTTGTGCGCTATCAATGTCAAACACTCATGGAAACCATGTAGGTGACACAGTTTCCATTCAAGGTTTAGATTCAATTCCTGAGGAAGTAGATCATGCAAAGGATACAGTAGTTTCTGACAATACGTCGAATTCTTTCAAACATATATCCATTAGTGCAAAGCAGTTGAAAGTTTACCCAGCTAATTTTTCAAGTTCATCCGAAGAAGACCCAGTTCTCGCAGTTTCAGCTATCCCTGAGCTAGAATCTATTTGGCA AGGAGTTTTTGAGATACAAAGAAATGGAAAACATCCAGATATTTGTGGTGGATTCCAAGCACATTTGTCAAGTTTTGCATCTGATAAAGtgcttgaagtggttaggaaaTTTCCTcagaaaattgtttttaatgAAGTAGCTCGATCTTGTGCATGGCCTTTTCAATCCAAGGAAGCTGGTGCCAAAGAAGATAACATTGCTATGTATTTTTTTGCCAAAGATTTAGAGAG TTATTTGAAGAGTTACAAGGTTTTGTTGGAGTATATGATGAAGCATGACTTGGCTCTCAAAGGAAATATTAATGGTGTTGAACTCCTTGTATTCCCATCAAATCACCTAGCTCATGCATCACAGC GTTGgaatactttattttttatgtggGGTGTTTTTCGAGGAAGGAGGGGACATTATGCAGTTGACCGAGGCCCTTCTCTGGTGAAACCTGAAAGTGCTGTTTCTGTTCTGAATACAGCCCCCAGAGTTAAAGATGTTTCCTCAGTTGCTTGTCTGCTTGAGAATTCTGGTTTGCGGAGACCTGCTATAGAAGAATTGTCTGTATCAGGCGGTAATATTGTTGTATCAAAATGTGAGGCTCCTAAAAAGTCTGGCTGTTTGACTAATGGAGACTCTTCTGATGAGGGATGTAATATAGGTAAGATATCTTTGAGTTCACCAATTAGCCAAGTGAATCCTGACAAAAGGCCCGAAAAACATACTTCAGAGTTATGTAGTGATGCACGCTCAGAATCAGGAACTTCTGCTCTG GAAGATCAGAGTCGACTAGACCGTAATATAGTTGTGCGACATCGACACTCAATGCAGGAAGTTGAAAATGGCTATAATCATGATTCTAAGGAGCCATCGCCAGATATGATGCTAGATAAATGTGATGTTTCCTCTCATTCGTCTAAGGTGCATATGTTAGACAGGCAAGAGGGTTGCTCTGATTTTGCGTCAGagaaaaagcaagtgctatttACGGTAAGTAAGAATTATGatggaaattttaaaaatagtttgaaGCAAGATCAATATATAGATAGTGTTCAGAAAAACAGAGCTGAGGTGAAACTTGAGAATAATGAGGATCAAGAGGAAAAAAAAGATTCAATGTTGAATGCTATAAATAAGTTGAAATGGGATAAAAGCTTGAAGCAAGAAGGGCTTGTGGATATAAATGTTTCTGCTGATTGTAGCATGGAGGACCTTGACACCTTCCAATGCTCGCATTCAGATGTGGACTCCATGAAGCGTATGTCTGAAGCTGCTTCAGTGATTCCATGTCAAAAGAGGTCATGGATGGATGGGAAAGATTTGTCAGAAGGGAATGTCCATGGACACATAAGTAAAAAAGTGAAGGGTACTGATAGTTTTTATGGATGTGAAGTGCGTAGACCCCCAGGTAGTTTAAGTGATAAGGTTGACACCCAAATGCTTGATGCGAGCACTAGTTCACGAATGGACGATACATCTAATGAAGCTGTTGATGAGAAATCAACTTCTGTGAATCAAGGCTCAGCTGAGAGATGTTTTTTTATAGTGGATTCACATGCTGCGCAGAGTGTGTCGTCAGAAGATCACTCGTCACCTTTGAAAGTTTGTTTGTTAGGAAATGATGATAGGCTGCCTGATGGATCCCCGGACTTAGAACTTGCTTTAGGAGTTGAAAAGAAGCATTCAAGAAAAGGAGTTTTGCCTTTTTTTGCTGGAATAGTTGATAGAAAAGGTCCTGACAGGCCTCCTGACATAGCATCACCAAAGGAAGAGTTTGAAGATGCAAGtgcttctctttctctttcccTTGCATTTCCACTCTCAGATAAGGAAATTCCAGCGAAGTCTGAAAATCCCTTGGTGACTGTGGAACAGTCTCTTCCTGCTAGGCGTGAGGCAAATACTTCATTGCTGTTGTTCAGGGGTTCATCAGGCAAGTAA
- the LOC130813575 gene encoding uncharacterized protein LOC130813575 isoform X2 has product MREMLDKVPEGDWLCEECKYNKALEARRQENIKLLGSIERNRSLGRTNSANPEVSSKLENKDSFSERKQKIVSLNKQLSTKRSVDSIEAGPTAKKQVLESSTGSPTTLSPNRVPVLSRDFSFKNVDKMKGKSTSQLSTGAESAGDSSENTRSPSRNPKGNNLMKSNSFNSSNLKANVRASEEVVQKKRLAVDAKDGPGKFIGKSMSFKGLGRSSVIEPKVKMLSPKCAPAQDLKCQKPTRERSSFERKNTLKLDNTFPVQTAANTMKRLSRVDSLSTLSVSSRDYKNAQSDGNSTSLSKQASHATYKSPDTLGSLGEVKRQSSTKIRGAGTSSSAEAKASQISMKDGLTLDSSRAADESFSGTNGANVDAHDNQSEKALENTLGRSKQGVNGALASGSRRRLSSDASTLRAKGGVHEENKLKAAIEAAMQKKQDIFKKNKIPEKVCALSMSNTHGNHVGDTVSIQGLDSIPEEVDHAKDTVVSDNTSNSFKHISISAKQLKVYPANFSSSSEEDPVLAVSAIPELESIWQGVFEIQRNGKHPDICGGFQAHLSSFASDKVLEVVRKFPQKIVFNEVARSCAWPFQSKEAGAKEDNIAMYFFAKDLESYLKSYKVLLEYMMKHDLALKGNINGVELLVFPSNHLAHASQRWNTLFFMWGVFRGRRGHYAVDRGPSLVKPESAVSVLNTAPRVKDVSSVACLLENSGLRRPAIEELSVSGGNIVVSKCEAPKKSGCLTNGDSSDEGCNIGKISLSSPISQVNPDKRPEKHTSELCSDARSESGTSALEDQSRLDRNIVVRHRHSMQEVENGYNHDSKEPSPDMMLDKCDVSSHSSKVHMLDRQEGCSDFASEKKQVLFTVSKNYDGNFKNSLKQDQYIDSVQKNRAEVKLENNEDQEEKKDSMLNAINKLKWDKSLKQEGLVDINVSADCSMEDLDTFQCSHSDVDSMKRMSEAASVIPCQKRSWMDGKDLSEGNVHGHISKKVKGTDSFYGCEVRRPPGSLSDKVDTQMLDASTSSRMDDTSNEAVDEKSTSVNQGSAERCFFIVDSHAAQSVSSEDHSSPLKVCLLGNDDRLPDGSPDLELALGVEKKHSRKGVLPFFAGIVDRKGPDRPPDIASPKEEFEDASASLSLSLAFPLSDKEIPAKSENPLVTVEQSLPARREANTSLLLFRGSSGK; this is encoded by the exons ATGCGTGAGATGCTTGATAAAGTTCCAGAAGGAGATTGGTTATGTGAAgaatgcaaatacaacaaagcACTTGAAGCACGGAGACAGGAGAACATAAAATTGCTAGGTAGTATTGAAAGAAATAGATCTCTGGGAAGGACAAACTCTGCAAACCCAGAAGTATCTTCTAAGTTGGAAAATAAGGACTCTTTTAGTGAACGTAAACAAAAGATTGTTAGTCTAAATAAACAGCTATCGACAAAGAGGTCTGTTGATAGCATTGAAGCTGGTCCAACAGCAAAAAAACAGGTGCTTGAATCGAGTACTGGTTCTCCAACTACATTAAGTCCTAATCGAGTGCCTGTGCTATCTAGGGACTTCTCATTTAAGAATGTAGATAAGATGAAGGGAAAGTCAACCAGTCAACTTTCTACAGGCGCTGAATCTGCTGGGGATTCTTCAGAAAATACACGTTCTCCTAGCAGAAACCCAAAAG GTAATAATCTCATGAAGTCCAATTCCTTTAATTCATCTAATTTGAAGGCAAATGTAAGAGCATCTGAAGAAGTTGTTCAAAAGAAAAGACTAGCTGTTGATGCAAAGGATGGGCCTGGAAAATTCATTGGGAAATCTATGTCCTTTAAAGGATTAGGTCGCTCAAGTGTGATTGAACCAAAAGTCAAAATGCTCTCCCCAAAATGTGCTCCAGCCCAGGATTTGAAATGTCAAAAGCCTACACGAGAACGTAGTTCTTTTGAAAGAAAGAACACACTCAAATTGGACAATACGTTTCCTGTTCAAACAGCAGCTAATACTATGAAGCGGCTTTCTCGTGTTGATAGCCTCTCAACTTTATCTGTAAGCAGTCGTGATTACAAGAATGCTCAATCTGATGGAAATTCAACTAGTTTGTCAAAGCAGGCATCCCATGCGACTTACAAGTCTCCTGATACCTTGGGTAGTTTAG GTGAAGTTAAGAGGCAATCATCTACTAAAATCAGGGGAGCCGGGACAAGTAGCTCTGCTGAAGCAAAGGCCAGTCAAATCAGTATGAAGGATGGATTGACATTAGATTCTTCTCGGGCTGCTGATGAATCGTTTTCTGGTACCAATGGAGCCAATGTAGATGCGCATGATAACCAGAGCGAGAAGGCACTGGAAAACACTTTGGGTCGCTCCAAACAAGGTGTTAATGGTGCTTTGGCTAGTGGAAGTCGCCGAAGGCTTTCCTCAGATGCTTCCACATTGAGAGCTAAAGGTGGGGTACatgaagaaaataaattgaaagCTGCTATTGAAGcggcaatgcaaaagaagcaggacatatttaaaaagaacaagATACCTGAGAAAGTTTGTGCGCTATCAATGTCAAACACTCATGGAAACCATGTAGGTGACACAGTTTCCATTCAAGGTTTAGATTCAATTCCTGAGGAAGTAGATCATGCAAAGGATACAGTAGTTTCTGACAATACGTCGAATTCTTTCAAACATATATCCATTAGTGCAAAGCAGTTGAAAGTTTACCCAGCTAATTTTTCAAGTTCATCCGAAGAAGACCCAGTTCTCGCAGTTTCAGCTATCCCTGAGCTAGAATCTATTTGGCA AGGAGTTTTTGAGATACAAAGAAATGGAAAACATCCAGATATTTGTGGTGGATTCCAAGCACATTTGTCAAGTTTTGCATCTGATAAAGtgcttgaagtggttaggaaaTTTCCTcagaaaattgtttttaatgAAGTAGCTCGATCTTGTGCATGGCCTTTTCAATCCAAGGAAGCTGGTGCCAAAGAAGATAACATTGCTATGTATTTTTTTGCCAAAGATTTAGAGAG TTATTTGAAGAGTTACAAGGTTTTGTTGGAGTATATGATGAAGCATGACTTGGCTCTCAAAGGAAATATTAATGGTGTTGAACTCCTTGTATTCCCATCAAATCACCTAGCTCATGCATCACAGC GTTGgaatactttattttttatgtggGGTGTTTTTCGAGGAAGGAGGGGACATTATGCAGTTGACCGAGGCCCTTCTCTGGTGAAACCTGAAAGTGCTGTTTCTGTTCTGAATACAGCCCCCAGAGTTAAAGATGTTTCCTCAGTTGCTTGTCTGCTTGAGAATTCTGGTTTGCGGAGACCTGCTATAGAAGAATTGTCTGTATCAGGCGGTAATATTGTTGTATCAAAATGTGAGGCTCCTAAAAAGTCTGGCTGTTTGACTAATGGAGACTCTTCTGATGAGGGATGTAATATAGGTAAGATATCTTTGAGTTCACCAATTAGCCAAGTGAATCCTGACAAAAGGCCCGAAAAACATACTTCAGAGTTATGTAGTGATGCACGCTCAGAATCAGGAACTTCTGCTCTG GAAGATCAGAGTCGACTAGACCGTAATATAGTTGTGCGACATCGACACTCAATGCAGGAAGTTGAAAATGGCTATAATCATGATTCTAAGGAGCCATCGCCAGATATGATGCTAGATAAATGTGATGTTTCCTCTCATTCGTCTAAGGTGCATATGTTAGACAGGCAAGAGGGTTGCTCTGATTTTGCGTCAGagaaaaagcaagtgctatttACGGTAAGTAAGAATTATGatggaaattttaaaaatagtttgaaGCAAGATCAATATATAGATAGTGTTCAGAAAAACAGAGCTGAGGTGAAACTTGAGAATAATGAGGATCAAGAGGAAAAAAAAGATTCAATGTTGAATGCTATAAATAAGTTGAAATGGGATAAAAGCTTGAAGCAAGAAGGGCTTGTGGATATAAATGTTTCTGCTGATTGTAGCATGGAGGACCTTGACACCTTCCAATGCTCGCATTCAGATGTGGACTCCATGAAGCGTATGTCTGAAGCTGCTTCAGTGATTCCATGTCAAAAGAGGTCATGGATGGATGGGAAAGATTTGTCAGAAGGGAATGTCCATGGACACATAAGTAAAAAAGTGAAGGGTACTGATAGTTTTTATGGATGTGAAGTGCGTAGACCCCCAGGTAGTTTAAGTGATAAGGTTGACACCCAAATGCTTGATGCGAGCACTAGTTCACGAATGGACGATACATCTAATGAAGCTGTTGATGAGAAATCAACTTCTGTGAATCAAGGCTCAGCTGAGAGATGTTTTTTTATAGTGGATTCACATGCTGCGCAGAGTGTGTCGTCAGAAGATCACTCGTCACCTTTGAAAGTTTGTTTGTTAGGAAATGATGATAGGCTGCCTGATGGATCCCCGGACTTAGAACTTGCTTTAGGAGTTGAAAAGAAGCATTCAAGAAAAGGAGTTTTGCCTTTTTTTGCTGGAATAGTTGATAGAAAAGGTCCTGACAGGCCTCCTGACATAGCATCACCAAAGGAAGAGTTTGAAGATGCAAGtgcttctctttctctttcccTTGCATTTCCACTCTCAGATAAGGAAATTCCAGCGAAGTCTGAAAATCCCTTGGTGACTGTGGAACAGTCTCTTCCTGCTAGGCGTGAGGCAAATACTTCATTGCTGTTGTTCAGGGGTTCATCAGGCAAGTAA